The DNA region GCACCGACTTCTTCAGCGCGGCGCGGTCGCCGAGGTGGCGGCCGGTGACGGTGCCGCTCGCCCGCAGGCCCTCGACCGTGCCCTCGAAGCAGACCGTGCCGCCGGCCGCGCCCGCGCCCGGGCCGAGGTCCACCACGTGGTCGGCGATGGCGAGGGTCTCCGGCTTGTGCTCCACGACCAGCACACTGTTGCCCTTGTCGCGCAGCCGCAGCAGCAGCTCGTTCATCCGCTGGATGTCGTGCGGGTGCAGGCCGACCGTGGGCTCGTCGAAGACGTACGTCACGTCGGTCAGCGAGGAGCCGAGGTGGCGGACCATCTTCACCCGCTGCGCCTCGCCGCCGGACAGGCTGCCGGCCGGGCGGTCCAGCGAGAGGTAGCCGAGGCCGATCTCGGTGAACGAGTCCAGGCTGTCGCGCAGCGCGGCCAGCAGCGGCGCCACCGAGGGCTCGTCCAGTCCGCGGACCCAGTCCGCCAGGTCGCTGATCTGCATCGCGCACGCGTCGGCGATGCTGACGCCGGCGATGCGCGAGGACCTGGCGCCCTCGCTGAGCCGGGTGCCGCCGCAGTCCGGGCAGTCCGCGAAGGTCACCGCGCGCTCCACGAACTCCCGCACGTGCGGCTGCATCGCCTCCTTGTCCTTGCTCAGCATCGACTTCTGGATGCGCGGGACCAGGCCCTCGTAGGTCATGTTGATGCCCGCGATCTTCATCCTGGTCGGCTCGCGGTGCAGGAAGTCGTGCAGCTCCTTCTCCGTGAACCGCGCGATCGGCTTGTCCGGGTCGTAGAAGCCGGACTCGGCGTAGAGACGGGAGTTCCAGCCGCCGCCCTTGTAGCCGGGGACGGTGATCGCGCCCTCGCTGAGCGACTTGGAGGCGTCGTAGAGCTGGCTGAGGTCGATGTCGGAGACCGTGCCGCGGCCCTCGCAGCGCGGGCACATCCCGCCGGTGCGGGTGAAGGTCGCCTTCTGCGTCCTGCGCCCGCCGCGTTCCACGGTGATCGCGCCGCTGGCCCGCACCGAGGGGACGTTGAAGGCGTACGCGGCGGGCGGGCCGATGTGCGGGTCGCCGAGCCGGCTGAAGAGGATGCGCAGCAGGGCGTTGGCGTCGGTGGCGGTGCCGACGGTGGAGCGCGGGTCGGCGCCCATCCGCTGCTGGTCCACGGTGATCGCGGTGGTCAGCCCGTCCAGGACGTCCACGTCGGGGCGGCCGAGCGTCGGCATGAAGCCCTGCACGAAGGCGCTGTACGTCTCGTTGATCAGCCGCTGCGACTCGGCGGCGATCGTGCCGAACACCAGGGAGCTCTTGCCGGAGCCGGAGACACCGGTGAACACGGTCAGGCGCCGCTTCGGGATCTCGACGCTGACGTCCTTGAGGTTGTTCTCGCGGGCGCCGTGCACCCGGATCATGTCGTGGCCGTCGGCGGCGCTCATCGGTGTCCTCGTCTCTCGGTCTCTCGTTCCGTGGTACGTCGGTTTCCGCGGGTGTCGCCGGCTCAGCGGTCCTGGAGCAGGCCCAGTACGTTGCCGTCGGCGTCGGCGAAGGTGGCCACGAGGCGGCCGCCGCCGACATCGTGGGCCTGCTCCCGCACGGTCGCGCCCGCGGCGACGACCTCGGCGAGCTTGGCCTCGATGTCGGCGACGCGCCAGTAGGCGACCGGCGAGGCCATATCCTGCGGCCCGCCGCGCGGCACCAGCCCGATCTGCTGCCCGGCGGCCTCGAACCCCACGTAGTACGGCGTGTCGGTGCTCGGCCGCACCCCGAGCAGCGCCGCGTACACCTCCTTGGCCTTCTCCAGGTCCGCGACCGGGTGCAGCACGGTCGTGATCCCTTGCGTGGCAGAGCGCTCGGTGTCGGTCATGTCCACTCCCGATGTCGTCCGGTGTGCCGTGAATGTCAGGCTCAAGCACATGTCCGAAACGCTATGCGCCCCCGATCCGGCCCGCTTCTCGATTCCTGATCGATGCGTCCTGATCGATGCGGCGGCGCCCCTGCCCGCTCGATGCGGCGGCGCCCCTGCCCGCCGTGTCCCGCCGCGGCCGGCTCCGCTGGACGTCCCGGTGTGAGGTTGCTCGCAGGTGCAAGCAGTGTGCTTGCAAAAGTTAGCGCGGTGGGGCACGGTGGGGTCATGGGTGCGCTGAACGTGGGGGGCCTCGGGGAGTATCTGCGGGAGCAGCGGCGCGGCGCGCGGCTCAGCCTGCGGCAGCTCGCGGACGCGGCCGGCGTGTCGAATCCGTATCTGAGCCAGATCGAGCGCGGGCTGCGCAAGCCGTCCGCGGAGATCCTGCAGCAGCTCGCCAAGGCGCTGCGGATATCCGCCGAGACGCTCTACGTGCAGGCGGGGATCCTCGACGCGCGCGAGCGCGACGAGCTGGAGGTGCCCGCGGCGATCCTGACCGACCCGTGGATCGACGAGCGCCAGAAGCGCGTGCTCATCCAGATCTACGAGTCCTTCCGCAAGGAGAACGCCGCGGCGGGGGACGACGACGAGAAGACGCCGGGGCCCGGCCCCGTACGGGAGGAATCCGAGCAATGACGATCACCGATGACATCGTGAAGGGCCTGCGCAACCCGACCCCGCTGTACGCGGTCGCCGGCACCGCGGACCTGGCCGCGGAGAAGCTGCGCGAGGTGCCCGCACTGCTGGACCGGCTGCGCTCCACCGACCCCAAGGACGTGCAGGGCCGGTTCGCCACGCAGGCCAAGGACGCGCAGACCAGGCTGGCCACGCAGGCCAAGG from Actinacidiphila sp. DG2A-62 includes:
- a CDS encoding helix-turn-helix domain-containing protein, which encodes MGALNVGGLGEYLREQRRGARLSLRQLADAAGVSNPYLSQIERGLRKPSAEILQQLAKALRISAETLYVQAGILDARERDELEVPAAILTDPWIDERQKRVLIQIYESFRKENAAAGDDDEKTPGPGPVREESEQ
- a CDS encoding VOC family protein — translated: MTDTERSATQGITTVLHPVADLEKAKEVYAALLGVRPSTDTPYYVGFEAAGQQIGLVPRGGPQDMASPVAYWRVADIEAKLAEVVAAGATVREQAHDVGGGRLVATFADADGNVLGLLQDR
- a CDS encoding excinuclease ABC subunit UvrA produces the protein MSAADGHDMIRVHGARENNLKDVSVEIPKRRLTVFTGVSGSGKSSLVFGTIAAESQRLINETYSAFVQGFMPTLGRPDVDVLDGLTTAITVDQQRMGADPRSTVGTATDANALLRILFSRLGDPHIGPPAAYAFNVPSVRASGAITVERGGRRTQKATFTRTGGMCPRCEGRGTVSDIDLSQLYDASKSLSEGAITVPGYKGGGWNSRLYAESGFYDPDKPIARFTEKELHDFLHREPTRMKIAGINMTYEGLVPRIQKSMLSKDKEAMQPHVREFVERAVTFADCPDCGGTRLSEGARSSRIAGVSIADACAMQISDLADWVRGLDEPSVAPLLAALRDSLDSFTEIGLGYLSLDRPAGSLSGGEAQRVKMVRHLGSSLTDVTYVFDEPTVGLHPHDIQRMNELLLRLRDKGNSVLVVEHKPETLAIADHVVDLGPGAGAAGGTVCFEGTVEGLRASGTVTGRHLGDRAALKKSVRTPTGRLAIRGARTHNLRDVDVDVPLGVLCVVTGVAGSGKSSLVHGSLVHGSPEGLDGVPGGVVAVDQSPIRGSRRSNPATYTGLLEPVRKAFAKAGGVKPALFSANSEGACPTCNGAGVVYTDLAMMAGVATPCEECEGRRFQASVLEYRLGGRDISEVLAMPVDEARAFFAEGEARTPAAVAVLDRLADVGLGYLTLGQPLTTLSGGERQRLKLATRMGDKAGLYVLDEPTAGLHLADVEQLLGLLDRLVDAGRSVVVIEHHQAVMAHADWIIDLGPGAGHEGGRVVFEGTPAELVASPTTLTGEHLAAYVRG